A genome region from Carya illinoinensis cultivar Pawnee chromosome 2, C.illinoinensisPawnee_v1, whole genome shotgun sequence includes the following:
- the LOC122300673 gene encoding putative E3 ubiquitin-protein ligase XBAT35: MGQKQSKDELLYQQVSCGNAEGVKALCREGAGLEWIDWKGKTPLIVACLNPELHNVAKTLIELGANVNAYRPGRHAGTPLHHAAERGLENTVKLLLLHGANALLMNDDYQTPLDVARAKGHNDVVRTIEGHICLFSGWLRELYGPGFLEVLAPQLLSRNVWVVVLPCGSRNPTMPSKLELSIYLSLQDARPCTVIALWKANLEEHNLHCSDPSVIIHNTATISRGRRRRQRRRFRTHRQTRMKFAPVSESDKLQLQRFCDACKGISQAMHPAVLHNNQTPVQATAPPADEDLEMVMANNASIQSAMQERPSLLDANQSSEASSSIHWNNFVNTNHSGLHVSKAPAPNPTSSEWPVRETTSPEGNSSLQTQNHDGITATQTIRTPGSIPSTPPNADETMGDGPIRYPSIGSTSVEMSSPNFKNVPTRVGEKNDDGGSSSCVICLDAPIEGACIPCGHMVGCMSCLNEIKAKKWGCPVCRALIDQVIKLYAV; encoded by the exons ATGGGACAAAAGCAATCCAAGGATGAGCTACTCTACCAGCAAGTCAGTTGTGGCAACGCTGAGGGCGTCAAAGCCCTTTGCAGAGAAGGTGCAGGCCTCGAG TGGATTGACTGGAAGGGAAAAACCCCTTTGATTGTCGCGTGTTTGAATCCGGAGCTTCATAATGTTGCAAAAACTTTGATAGAGCTCGGTGCCAATGTCAATGCGTATCGGCCCg GTCGTCATGCTGGGACCCCTTTACATCACGCAGCTGAAAGAGGCCTTGAAAATACTGTGAAGTTACTACTTTTGCATGGAG CAAATGCGCTGTTGATGAATGATGATTATCAAACTCCTCTTGATGTTGCTAGGGCCAAGGGGCACAATGATGTAGTCCGCACTATTGAG GGCCATATTTGCTTATTCTCTGGTTGGCTGCGGGAGCTTTACGGGCCAGGTTTTCTTGAAGTATTGGCACCTCAATTACTCTCGCGAAATGT TTGGGTTGTTGTTCTACCCTGTGGTTCACGTAATCCTACAATGCCTTCCAAGTTGGAGCTTTCCATATACCTTAGTTTGCAg GATGCACGACCATGTACAGTTATTGCATTATGGAAAGCCAATTTGGAAGAACACAATCTACACTGCTCTGATCCTTCAGTGATAATACACAATACAGCTACCA TTTCAAGAGGCAGGAGGCGGAGGCAGAGGAGGAGATTTCGAACGCATAGGC AGACACGCATGAAGTTTGCACCAGTGAGTGAAAGTGACAAGCTGCAACTTCAGCGGTTTTGTGATGCATGCAAAGGAATTTCACAG GCAATGCATCCTGCAGTTTTGCATAATAATCAGACCCCAGTTCAGGCCACTGCACCACCAGCTGATGAAGATCTGGAAATGGTAATGGCTAATAATGCCTCAATTCAGTCTGCTATGCAGGAGAGACCATCGCTTCTTGATGCCAACCAAAGCTCAGAAGCAAGCTCATCCATTCATTGGAATAACTTTGTGAACACAAATCATAGCGGCTTGCATGTATCAAAAGCACCTGCTCCAAATCCAACTAGTTCTGAGTGGCCAGTGCGTGAAACTACTAGCCCTGAAGGCAATTCAAGTCTGCAAACCCAGAACCACGACGGCATTACTGCAACTCAAACAATTCGCACCCCAGGTTCGATCCCATCAACTCCACCAAATGCTGATGAGACTATGGGTGATGGCCCTATTCGTTACCCATCAATTGGTTCCACTTCTGTTGAAATGTCATCCCCAAATTTCAAGAATGTACCTACTAgagtaggtgaaaaaaatgatgatggGGGTTCATCATCATGTGTGATATGTTTGGATGCTCCAATTGAGGGGGCATGCATTCCCTGTGGCCACATGGTTGGATGCATGTCTTGTTTGAACGAGATCAAAGCCAAGAAGTGGGGTTGCCCTGTTTGTCGTGCCTTGATTGACCAGGTTATAAAGCTGTATGCTGTTTGA